Genomic window (Mycolicibacterium smegmatis):
CAACCTGTGGTGCAGGTGCATCTTGTCGGGACTCAGCGGGCTGCGGCCCGCGCGGGTGCGCCGCACGATCGCGAGCAGGGTGTCCAGCGCGGGCACCAGCATGACGGCGACCACCAGCAGGAACGGTGACAACAGTGCGAACACGTCGCGCGCGCCGTAGGCGTTCTGCGATATGGGGCCCGCGGCGGTGGTCGAGGCCGCGCCGAGCATCAGCCCGATCAGCATCGAACCCGAGTCGCCCATGAAGATCTTGGCGCGGTGGAAGTTGTGCGGCAGGAACCCCAGACATGCGCCCGCGAGCACCACGGAGATCACCGCGGGCGGGTAGAACAGCACGTCGCCACCGTGGTCGCGCAGCAGACCCACCGAGAACACGCAGATGGCCAGTGCCGTGATGAGCCCGAGGCCGGCCGCGAGCCCGTCGAGGCCGTCGACGAAGTTCATCGCGTTGATGATCGACACGGTCAGCGCGAGCGTCAGCAGGATCGAGGAGACCTGGTCGAGCACGATCGTGCCCACTCCCCCGATCGGGATGTAGAGCACGCTCCACGCCACGCCCATGGTGACCAGCACGCTCGCGGCGGTGATCTGGCCTGCGAACTTGGTCAGCGCGTCCAGGCCCCACCGGTCGTCGATCAGGCCGATCGCCATGATGAGCCCGCCCGCCACCACGACCGCGGGCATACCGGTCGAGTACACGAATCCGCGTGTCAGCGCGGGCAGTTGGGATGCCAGCAGCACCGCCGATGCGACGCCGATGTACATCGCGAGCCCGCCCATGCGGGGTGTGGGCTGCACGTGCACGTCGCGTTCGCGCGGGTAGGCCACGGCGCCGAAGCGGATCGCGAGCACCCGCACCCACCCCGTCGCGAAGTAGGTGATGATCGCGGCGGTGAGGCCCACAAGCGCCAGCTCACGCAGCGGAACGCCTGCGCCAGTGTCCGACAGCGCGAGGACCACCTGACTGTCCATGCCGGTCTCGCGGGTGGCCGTGATCACCGGAGCACCGTACTGCAGCAAGTTGAGATCACTCCGTGAGCGACGTGGTGAGTGTCGCGACTTCCACGTCCAGCACGCGTGCGACGTCCTCGGCGCTGATCGGTCCCGTTCGCAGGATGCGCGGATCGGATCCGGTCAGGTCGACGATCGTGGACGCGGCCTGCTGTTCGGCGGGCCCGCCGTCGAGGTACACCTCGACCAGATCGCCGAGTTGTTCGCGCGCCTCGGCGGCCGTGCCCGCCGCGGGGCGGCCCGAGATGTTCGCGCTGGACACCGCCATGGGGCCCACCTCGCGCAACAGTTCGATGGCGACGGGGTGCAGCGGCATCCGCAGCATCACGCTGCCCCGGGTGTCCCCCAGGTCCCACTGCAGTGACGGCGCCTGGTGGACGACAAGGCTCAGCGCGCCCGGCCAGAACGCCCTGATCAGCTCGCGGGCGGCGCGGGGAACCGAGTACACCAGGCCGTCGATCGTGGTCCACGAGCCGACCAGCACGCCGACGGGCATGTCGCGGCCGCGGCCCTTGGCCGCCAGCAGTGCCCCGACCGCGCCGGAGTCGAATGCGTCGGCGCCGATGCCGTAGACGGTGTCGGTGGGCATCACCACCAGCCGGCCGCCCTTGACCGCGCTGACCGCCGAGGCGATACCGATGGCGCGTTGTTCGGCGTCGGCACAGTCGAACAGCTGGGTCACATCGACTCCTCGCGCGAGCGCTCGTCGGTCATACCCATCAGCTTCGCGCAATCCGGGTCGCGGTGACAAAGCGGGGGCGACCTGTCAGGTCGTGGCGGGCGGTGACGTCGGTGAAATTGCCGTCGTGCGTGAACGCCTGGACCGTGCGGGCCGACGTGGTGTCGTCGTGTTCGACGGCGCATTTGCCGCCGTCGCGCAGCCAGCGGGCAGCCAGCGCCACGATGGGCCGGATGACGGCCATGCCGTCGGGCCCGCCGAACAGCGCGTGTGCCGGGTCGTGCTCGGCGACCTCGGGGTCCAGTTCGGCGCCTTCGGGGATGTAGGGCGGGTTGGACACCACGAGATCCACACCGCCGTCGAGGTCGGGCAGCAGGTCGGGGGCCGTGACGTCGGCGGCCAGCACCTCGACCGAGGTGCCCGCGGTGTTGCAGCGCGCGTATTCGAGCGCGGCGGGCGAATCCTCGACGGCGATGACGCGGGCCTGCGGGCGGTGCTGGGCCAGCGCCAGCGCGAGCGCCCCGGTTCCGGTGCACAGATCGACGATCACCGCGTCGCGGGGAAGTTGTTGTGCCACGGCCCATTCCAGTAGCGACTCAGTCTCCGGGCGCGGGATGAAGACGCCGGGACCCACCTCGAGCGTCAGCGGCCCGAACGCCGCGGTGCCGACGAGGTGCTGCAGCGGGATCCGTTTGGCGCGCGCGGCGACCAGGTGCTCGAACGCCGCGAGCGCCTCGGGATCTGGGTCGTCGACGAACATCAGCCTGCCGCGATCGACGCCCAGGGAGTGGGCGGCCAGCAGTTCGGCGTCGATGCGCGGGGTCGCCACGCCCGCGGCGGCGAGCGTGGCCGTCGCGGCCTCGATCGCGGTGCGCAGGCGCGTCATGGAAGCCGGATCAGGCCTGCTGCAGGCGCGACTGTTTGTCGGCCGCGGCCAGCGCGTCGAGCAGCGCGTCCATATCGCCGTCGAGCACCTGGTCGAGGTTGTGCGCCTTGAAGTTGATGCGGTGATCGGCGATGCGGTTCTCGGGGAAGTTGTAGGTGCGGATCCGCTCGCTGCGGTCGACCGTGCGGATCTGGCTGGCGCGGTCGGCCGACGCGTCGGCCTCGGCCTGCTCCTCGGCCAGGGCCTGCAACCGCGCGGCGAGCACCTGCATGGCGCGGGCCTTGTTCTGCAGCTGCGACCGCTCGTTCTGGCACGTCACGACGATGTCCGTGGGCAGGTGGGTGATGCGCACCGCGGAGTCGGTGGTGTTGACGCCCTGACCGCCCTTGCCCGAGGAGCGGTAGACGTCGATGCGCAGATCGGATTCGTCGATCTGGACTTCCTCGACCTCTTCGGGTTCGGGATAGACCAGGACACCCGCGGCCGAGGTGTGCACGCGGCCCTGCGATTCGGTGACGGGGACGCGCTGCACGCGGTGCACGCCGCCCTCGAACTTCAGCCGCGCCCACACACCGTCGGCGGAGTCGCCCTTGCTGCGGATCGACAGCGTCGCGTCCTTGTAGCCGCCCAGGTCGGACGTGGTCTCGTCGAGCATGGTCACGGTCCACCCGTGCCGCTCGGCGTAGCGGATGTACATGCGCGCCAGGTCGGCGGCGAACAGGGCCGATTCCTCGCCACCCTCGCCGGACTTCACCTCCAGCACGATGTCGTCGGCGTCGTGCGGATCACGCGGTGCCAGCAGGTCGGTCAGCTGGTTGTCCAGTTCGGCGACCTTCGCGGTGAGTTCTTCGACCTCGTCGGCGAAGCTGGCGTCGTCGGCCGCGAGCTCGCGGGCCGCCTCCAGATCGCCGCGGGCGGCCTCGAGCTTGCGGTAGCAGGCGACGATCGGCGACACCTGCGCGAACCGGCGGCCCACCTTGCGGGCAGCCCCGGCGTCGGCGTGCAGGGCCGGATCAGCCAGCTGGCGCTCGAGGTCGGCGTGTTCGGCCAACAGCGCCTCAATTGCCGGTGCGGTATCCGTGCCGCTCACCGCCTACTCCTCTACTGATGAATGAAATACCTGCTGAAACAGCAACAGCGCCCAAATCTGACGCATATGCGACAGATCGGGCGCCGTTGAGGTAGCTACTTGTCCGCAGCAGCCTTGTTGCGCTTGCCGTAGCGCTTCTCGAAGCGCGCCACGCGGCCGCCGCTGTCGAGGATCTTCTGCTTGCCGGTGTAGAACGGGTGGCACTGCGAGCAGACCTCGACGACGATGGTGCCGCTCTGCTTGGTGCTACGGGTGGTGAAGCTGTGGCCACAACCGCACTGCACGGTCGTGTCGACGTACTCAGGATGAATGCCTGTTTTCATGGTTCCTCTTCAATCGTGGACCCGGGTCGCCCAAATGCTGTACCGGACGTGAACCGGGACCGAGGGTCAGCGGTCCATTATGCCAGGGCAACCGCCAATCCCCTAAACGCGGGCTATGCAGGGGATATTCCTGGCGCCGCGCCGGGGGCCGAGGCGGCGGAGAGGTCGGTGAACCGGGTGCCGTCGCGGTGCCACAGTACGCGTCCGGCCGGGTCGGTACCCATGGCGACGAGCTCGCGTTTGAGGATCTTGTTGGTGGCGGTGGTGGGCAGGTCCTCGGCGATCCAGACATACCGCGGCCACGCCTTGGGCGACAGGTCGCGCTGGGCGGCCAGGAACTCCTCGAACTCCCCCGGCGTGAGCGTCGCGCCGTCCTGCAGCACGATCGCGGCCATGACCTGGTCGCCGACGTACTCGTCGGGCACCGGGTACACCGCGACGCGGTTGACGGCGTCCAGGCGCAGCAGGATCCGCTCGATGGGCGCGGCCGTGAGGTTCTCGCCGTCGACGCGCATCCAGTCGGCGGTGCGGCCGGCCAGGTAGATCCAGCCGTCGGCGTCGCGGTACGCGAGGTCGCCCGACCAGTACATGCCGTGGCGCATGCGCTGGTCGGTGGCGCCCTGATCGTTGTAGTAGCCGCGGAACAGGCCGCCGCCCGCGGTGTTGACCAGCTCCCCGATCGCCGCGTCGGGGTTGGCCAGGGCCCCGGTGGCGTCGAATTCGGCGACCGCGCATTCGGTCACGGTCTGCGGGTCGTAGATCGCGACGCCGGGGAACCCCTTGCCGATCGATCCGGGCGGGCAGTCGTCGGGCCGCGTGATGATCACCGCGGTCTCGGTCGAGCCGAACCCGTCCCACACCGTGCAGCCGAACCGCCTGCTGAAGGCCGCGATGTCGCGGTCGGCGGCCTCGTTGCCGAATGCGATGCGCAGCGGGTTGTCGTGGTCGTCGGGCTTTTCGGGCGTCGCCAGGATGTAGGCCAGCGGCTTGCCGACGTAGTTCATGTACGTCGCGCCGTACCGCCGGATGTCGGGCAGGAAGCCCGACGCCGAGAACGTCGCGGGCGCCATGGCCGCACCCGCGCCCACGGCCACGCTCCATCCCGCGTACACGGCGTTGGAGTGGAACAGCGGCATCGCCAGATAGCACACGTCTTCGCAGGTCAGACCGTATCTCTCGACGAGTGCGCTGCCCGCGA
Coding sequences:
- the rfe gene encoding UDP-N-acetylglucosamine--decaprenyl-phosphate N-acetylglucosaminephosphotransferase encodes the protein MLQYGAPVITATRETGMDSQVVLALSDTGAGVPLRELALVGLTAAIITYFATGWVRVLAIRFGAVAYPRERDVHVQPTPRMGGLAMYIGVASAVLLASQLPALTRGFVYSTGMPAVVVAGGLIMAIGLIDDRWGLDALTKFAGQITAASVLVTMGVAWSVLYIPIGGVGTIVLDQVSSILLTLALTVSIINAMNFVDGLDGLAAGLGLITALAICVFSVGLLRDHGGDVLFYPPAVISVVLAGACLGFLPHNFHRAKIFMGDSGSMLIGLMLGAASTTAAGPISQNAYGARDVFALLSPFLLVVAVMLVPALDTLLAIVRRTRAGRSPLSPDKMHLHHRLLQIGHSHRRAVLLIYLWVGIIAFGAASTIFFDPGQTAMVMGVAIVVAIVVTLIPLLRRGPDGAQEP
- a CDS encoding L-threonylcarbamoyladenylate synthase, translated to MTQLFDCADAEQRAIGIASAVSAVKGGRLVVMPTDTVYGIGADAFDSGAVGALLAAKGRGRDMPVGVLVGSWTTIDGLVYSVPRAARELIRAFWPGALSLVVHQAPSLQWDLGDTRGSVMLRMPLHPVAIELLREVGPMAVSSANISGRPAAGTAAEAREQLGDLVEVYLDGGPAEQQAASTIVDLTGSDPRILRTGPISAEDVARVLDVEVATLTTSLTE
- the prmC gene encoding peptide chain release factor N(5)-glutamine methyltransferase, which encodes MTRLRTAIEAATATLAAAGVATPRIDAELLAAHSLGVDRGRLMFVDDPDPEALAAFEHLVAARAKRIPLQHLVGTAAFGPLTLEVGPGVFIPRPETESLLEWAVAQQLPRDAVIVDLCTGTGALALALAQHRPQARVIAVEDSPAALEYARCNTAGTSVEVLAADVTAPDLLPDLDGGVDLVVSNPPYIPEGAELDPEVAEHDPAHALFGGPDGMAVIRPIVALAARWLRDGGKCAVEHDDTTSARTVQAFTHDGNFTDVTARHDLTGRPRFVTATRIARS
- the prfA gene encoding peptide chain release factor 1; translated protein: MSGTDTAPAIEALLAEHADLERQLADPALHADAGAARKVGRRFAQVSPIVACYRKLEAARGDLEAARELAADDASFADEVEELTAKVAELDNQLTDLLAPRDPHDADDIVLEVKSGEGGEESALFAADLARMYIRYAERHGWTVTMLDETTSDLGGYKDATLSIRSKGDSADGVWARLKFEGGVHRVQRVPVTESQGRVHTSAAGVLVYPEPEEVEEVQIDESDLRIDVYRSSGKGGQGVNTTDSAVRITHLPTDIVVTCQNERSQLQNKARAMQVLAARLQALAEEQAEADASADRASQIRTVDRSERIRTYNFPENRIADHRINFKAHNLDQVLDGDMDALLDALAAADKQSRLQQA
- the rpmE gene encoding 50S ribosomal protein L31 codes for the protein MKTGIHPEYVDTTVQCGCGHSFTTRSTKQSGTIVVEVCSQCHPFYTGKQKILDSGGRVARFEKRYGKRNKAAADK
- the fadD1 gene encoding fatty-acid--CoA ligase FadD1, giving the protein MADTLQQLLRSRAEQDTVAVKYGDRTWTWREHIAEAAAQARFLISRADHGRPLHVGVLLGNTPQMLTALAAAALGGYVLCGINTTRRGEGLARDIARVDCQLLITDAEHRGLIDGLELPGVTVLDASDICPEAGELTPYREAGPDDTFMMIFTSGTSGDPKAVEVPHAMVLFAGSALVERYGLTCEDVCYLAMPLFHSNAVYAGWSVAVGAGAAMAPATFSASGFLPDIRRYGATYMNYVGKPLAYILATPEKPDDHDNPLRIAFGNEAADRDIAAFSRRFGCTVWDGFGSTETAVIITRPDDCPPGSIGKGFPGVAIYDPQTVTECAVAEFDATGALANPDAAIGELVNTAGGGLFRGYYNDQGATDQRMRHGMYWSGDLAYRDADGWIYLAGRTADWMRVDGENLTAAPIERILLRLDAVNRVAVYPVPDEYVGDQVMAAIVLQDGATLTPGEFEEFLAAQRDLSPKAWPRYVWIAEDLPTTATNKILKRELVAMGTDPAGRVLWHRDGTRFTDLSAASAPGAAPGISPA